The nucleotide sequence CCATCACACCGAAGGGACCGACCGGCGTACCGTCGCTGCGGCCGAGGAAGCCGGGAATGATGGTGTGGTAGGGCCGCTTGCCGGGGGCCAGGGCATTGGGGTGCGCGGGGTCAAGGTGAAAGTTGTGGCCGCGGTTATGGAGGGCGATGCCGGTGCCGGGCACGACCACCCCGCTGCCAAACCCCATGTAGTTGCTCTGGATCAGGCTGACCATCTGGCCTTCCGCGTCTGCGGCGGCCAGGTACACGGTGCCGCCGGTGCTGGGCGCGCGGGTGGCGGGGTCATGGGCTGCGCCCCCAAGAAAGGCGCGGTGTTCGGCGGCGTTCTCCTCCGAGAGGAGGCGTTCCACATCCACCGGGACGTGACGAGGGTCCGCGACGTACGCATGCGCGTCATGAAAGCCGCGTTTCATCGCCTCGATCTGAAGGTGTAGCCCCTGGGGGTCGTCACGACGCTCCGGCAGGTCCAGCTTCCGCAGGACATTCAGGGCGATGAGGGCGGCGATGCCCTGACCGTTGGGGGGAATCTCGTAGACGCGGTGACCGTCTATGTCGGTGTGGATGGGGGCCACCCACTCGGAGCGGTGGGCCGCCAGGTCAGAGGCGCGAATAAACCCACCGCTGGCACGGGCGTGGGCGTCGATTCGCTCGGCGAGTTCTCCCTCGTACAGCGTTGTGCCGTTGGTCTGGGCCAAGGCCTCCAGGGTGTGGGCGTGGGCTTCGCTGCGCCACAGGGCACCGGGAGCAGGTGTGAAGCCGGAGGGGGCAAAGACGCGGAACCATTCCTCCAGGATGGGGAGCCTCAACGTTTGGTAGCTCCGGATGGCCCGGGCCCAGTTCGCCGCGAGCACGGGCGAAAGGGGGTAGCCCTCGCGGGCATAGCGAATGGCGGGGGCCAGCACGTCGGCAAAGGGCAGGCGGCCAAACCGGGCGTGCAGATCGGCCCAGCCGCGCACTGCGCCGGGGACCGTGACCGGCGGCCAGCCGTGTTTGGGCATGTCGCCCCCCAGCACGTCCAGGGTCAGGGCAGCGGGTGCCGCGCCGCTCGCATTCAGGCCGTGCAGCTCGCCGTCTGCCCAGACCAGGGCAAAGAGGTCGCCGCCGATCCCGTTGCTCGTCGGCTCGACGACCGTGAGGGCGGCAGCGGTGGCCACAGCCGCGTCAACCGCGTTTCCGCCCGCTTGCAGCACCGTGAGCCCGGCCTGCGCGGCGAGAGGTTGGCTGGTCGCGACCATACCCCGGCGAGCGTACACCGGGCGGCGAACGGTAGGAGAATCCGGATGGAAGGTCACGCCAGACAGGCTATACGAATGGGGAGAGGCTAGCGGCTGGTCAGGAACAGGCGGCCCACCTCGCGGATAAAAGCGTCGCGGCGCTCGAGTTCCTCGGGGGTGTAGCGTTCGCGCAGCAACCGGGCCTTGAAGTCCGCCACGCTCTCCCCCGCCGGAACAGCCCAGGTTTCGAGGGGTGTGCAGGCAAGCTGCTGGTCTTCGCCCCAACGCCACTCGGCATTCACCGGCAGGCCAGCCTGAGCAGCGCTGAGAGGCCAGGTCGCGTCCACCACCATATCGCCCTGCGGCGCGTGCACAATCAGGTAGTTGTGCACGTCCACCACCGGCCGCCCGCCGGCCAGGGCCAAGAGTTCCGCTGGGGCTCCGGGCGGCGGCGTGATCTCCTGGGTGCAGGCGATCACCGTGCTGCTCACGCCGCGCTCGGCAAGCAGGGCAGCCAGCAGCTCATGCTTGGTGCTGCAGGTGCCGCGCCACTCGCGCACGATGCCCGCGGGGTCATGCGTGCTCGCGCGGGCATAGGGCATGTCGCGCACCAGGGCAAAGACTTCGGGAATGTCGGGCAGGGGGGCTTGGGGGTCGCGTAAGCCGCGTGCGGCGGCCTCTTCGTGCAGGAGGCGGGTGAGCGGAAGAGCGCTGGACATGGGGCTAGGGTAGCAACTGAAGCAAATTCAGCATCGCCCTTTTGTATATATTCGAAGGGGGCCAAAGGGGGCCCCGGGGCCCGCACCCGCTCAGCGGTTCAGAGCGGCTTCTAGATCGGCGGGCGTGATGGGGCGGGCCTGTGCGCCGACGCGGGTGGCAGCGAGGGCGCCTGCGGCGTTGGCGGTGCGGGCCGCCTGGGCGAGGGTCTGGCCGGTGAGCACGGCGTGGGCAAAGGCAGCGGTAAAGGTGTCCCCCGCACCGGTTGAGTCCACCACGCGGCCTTCAGGCTTGATGGGGTCGACGAGCTCGGTCTCGTTGGGCGTCCAGACGATGCTGCCCATTCGGCCGACCTTCACGATGACCCGGCGCGCACCCGCATCACCGAGCTGTGCCAGCGCGGCACTGATGCTGGTGGTGTCGGTCAGGGCGAGCAGCTCATGCTGGTTGAGGGTGAGGTAGTCTGCGCCGATCACGTTCTCGATCAGATCGGTGCCGACCTTGTTCACGGCGCCGGTTCCCAGATCGATAAAGACAGGAACCGGCTTTTTCGCCTTTTTGGCCGTCTCGATGGCCCGTAGGGTGTACTCGCGCTGCGGTCCTTCGGTCAGGCTGTAGGCGCTGACAATCAGGGCGTCCGCCCCCTCGATGTCCTTTTTCTTGAGCTTCGCAGGGTCGAGCTGGCGATTGGCCGCGCCGTAGCTGATCATCGCCCGTTGCCCGTCGGGCGTCTGCATGACGGTGATGGTGCTGGTCAGAAGCTCGGGGTCCACCTGAATGGCGGTTTGCAAAACGCCACTCTCCCGTACGCTGCGCAGGGCATACTCGGCAAAGGGATCGTCGCCCACCCGGGCGGCGAGGGTGACACTGTGACCGAGCCGCGCCAGCGTCACGCTGATGGTGCCGCCCGCGCCACCGGGCTGCATGGTGGCGCGCGTGGGGGCGACTTCCTCGCCCGGGGCGGGCAGGCGGTCAAGATGGTAGAGGTGATCGACGGTGACGTCACCGATAACGAAAAACTTCACGTGGGAACCTCCGGGCCAGGCCATCGCGGCCCTCCAGTCCACCGCACTCAGCTCGCCTGAGCGCCGGGGACACGATGGGCGTTTGAAACGCGGGACTTAACGTAGCACGTCCAGATGCTTCGCGACGGTACGCATGTCCACCAGCGGCACGTCCTCGGCACGCACATCCGCGCGCAGACCCGCTTTTGTCAGTGCCGCGTCGATCGCCTCACCCGCGAAACCGGCCAGGCGCAGGTTGTTGCGCAGGGTCTTGCGGCGGTGGTGCAGGGCGGCTTCCAGGAACCGCAACAAGGCCGGGTCGGGTGCGGGCCGGGAACGGTCAAAGTCCAACCGGACCACGCTGCTCGTGACGTCCGGGGCAGGCA is from Deinococcus sp. YIM 77859 and encodes:
- a CDS encoding gamma-glutamyltransferase family protein; its protein translation is MVATSQPLAAQAGLTVLQAGGNAVDAAVATAAALTVVEPTSNGIGGDLFALVWADGELHGLNASGAAPAALTLDVLGGDMPKHGWPPVTVPGAVRGWADLHARFGRLPFADVLAPAIRYAREGYPLSPVLAANWARAIRSYQTLRLPILEEWFRVFAPSGFTPAPGALWRSEAHAHTLEALAQTNGTTLYEGELAERIDAHARASGGFIRASDLAAHRSEWVAPIHTDIDGHRVYEIPPNGQGIAALIALNVLRKLDLPERRDDPQGLHLQIEAMKRGFHDAHAYVADPRHVPVDVERLLSEENAAEHRAFLGGAAHDPATRAPSTGGTVYLAAADAEGQMVSLIQSNYMGFGSGVVVPGTGIALHNRGHNFHLDPAHPNALAPGKRPYHTIIPGFLGRSDGTPVGPFGVMGGFMQPQGHVQVVLNTVRYGMNPQQALDAPRWQWLQGRVVEVEHALGAPLARLLVARGHDVRVQLDPGAFGRGQIIWRNPKTGVLEGGTESRTDGHIAVW
- a CDS encoding carbohydrate kinase family protein, whose translation is MKFFVIGDVTVDHLYHLDRLPAPGEEVAPTRATMQPGGAGGTISVTLARLGHSVTLAARVGDDPFAEYALRSVRESGVLQTAIQVDPELLTSTITVMQTPDGQRAMISYGAANRQLDPAKLKKKDIEGADALIVSAYSLTEGPQREYTLRAIETAKKAKKPVPVFIDLGTGAVNKVGTDLIENVIGADYLTLNQHELLALTDTTSISAALAQLGDAGARRVIVKVGRMGSIVWTPNETELVDPIKPEGRVVDSTGAGDTFTAAFAHAVLTGQTLAQAARTANAAGALAATRVGAQARPITPADLEAALNR